The genomic stretch GGAAAGCTTCAATCCCTCCTGCATCTTCTGCTCGAATGGGTACAGGTTCACCACCACGATCTGGATACCTGCTGGTCTGCCGAGTATATCGGTATAAAGCTTTGTATGCAGGGTTTTTACACGACCGTCTGAGGTCTCGGTGAATCCGGTGTAGTCGGAGATCTCTATAACACCTATTCCGGAATGCTCCAGGAACGCGGCGGTACCCGATGTTGAAAGTATCTCGTAGCCGGCAT from Caldisericota bacterium encodes the following:
- the purH gene encoding bifunctional phosphoribosylaminoimidazolecarboxamide formyltransferase/IMP cyclohydrolase (involved in de novo purine biosynthesis), producing the protein MKKALISVSDKTGVGKLARVLVNAGYEILSTSGTAAFLEHSGIGVIEISDYTGFTETSDGRVKTLHTKLYTDILGRPAGIQIVVVNLYPFEQKMQEGLKLS